A window of Megalobrama amblycephala isolate DHTTF-2021 unplaced genomic scaffold, ASM1881202v1 scaffold430, whole genome shotgun sequence contains these coding sequences:
- the LOC125261553 gene encoding P2Y purinoceptor 12-like: MLNMFFSHIHYGRYALLNIGSVCLCDRNYSSMELTTDVTDTYSNQTDRNQSSEDCSRDSALKTTVFPLLYTILFILGMSLNGLAAWVFLRIPSKSHFIIYLKNIVVADIIMTLTFPFKILSDANLATVGVRVFVCRVSSVLFYLTMYISILFFGLISIDRCRKTMWPFVGTNARRLFHRKLLSAFIWTSLFALALPNVILTSRRNTSDRFKCSDLKTDLGLKWHELVNHVCQVIFWGNLVTVIICYTLISKELYKSYARTRAQHEARQGANVPHRQLNKSSIQVNVFLVLAVFFVCFVPFHFARVPYTISQTRGRMFNCQQKLFFFQLKESTLWLSSLNSVLDPLIYFFLCKSFRTSLFNTLRLSPGHCGELGTDSTSTPLGNTQT; this comes from the coding sequence atgctaaACATGTTCTTTAGTCACATTCATTATGGTCGTTATGCTCTTCTAAATATAggcagtgtgtgtttgtgtgacagGAATTACTCCTCCATGGAGCTCACAACAGATGTCACGGACACTTACTCCAACCAGACCGACAGGAATCAGTCGTCGGAGGACTGTTCCCGCGACAGCGCTCTGAAGACGACCGTGTTTCCTCTCCTCTACACCATCCTCTTCATCCTGGGCATGTCACTGAATGGCCTGGCAGCATGGGTGTTCCTCCGAATCCCCAGTAAATCTCACTTCATCATCTATCTGAAGAACATTGTCGTGGCTGATATCATCATGACCCTCACCTTCCCCTTCAAGATCCTCAGCGACGCCAACTTAGCAACCGTCGGCGTGCGAGTGTTTGTCTGCCGCGTGTCCTCTGTGCTGTTCTACCTCACCATGTATATCAGCATCCTGTTCTTCGGCCTGATCAGCATCGACCGCTGCAGGAAGACCATGTGGCCCTTTGTGGGCACCAACGCTAGACGGCTGTTCCACAGAAAGCTCCTCTCGGCCTTCATATGGACGTCACTGTTTGCTCTCGCGCTGCCCAACGTGATCCTGACCAGCCGTCGCAACACTTCGGACCGCTTCAAATGCAGTGACCTCAAGACGGATCTGGGACTGAAGTGGCACGAGCTGGTCAACCACGTGTGCCAGGTGATCTTTTGGGGAAACCTCGTAACCGTGATAATATGTTACACGCTCATCTCAAAAGAGCTGTACAAGTCTTACGCCCGCACTCGCGCTCAACACGAGGCAAGGCAGGGAGCGAATGTCCCGCACAGACAGCTAAACAAGAGCAGCATTCAAGTGAACGTGTTCCTGGTGCTGGCCGTCTTCTTTGTTTGCTTCGTTCCCTTCCACTTCGCCCGAGTGCCGTACACTATCAGCCAGACACGAGGACGCATGTTCAACTGCCAGCAGAAGCTGTTCTTCTTCCAGCTGAAGGAGAGCACGCTGTGGCTGTCCTCCCTTAATTCAGTGCTGGATCCTCTCATCTACTTCTTCCTCTGCAAGTCCTTCAGGACATCCCTGTTCAACACCCTGCGTCTGTCTCCTGGCCACTGCGGGGAGCTTGGGACGGACTCGACCAGCACTCCTCTGGGCAACACGCAGACATGA